In Syntrophorhabdus sp., a genomic segment contains:
- a CDS encoding flavin reductase family protein, producing the protein MEELEIGKAFTLLEPGPVVLVTTNDGKKDNVMTISWTMVVDFTPVFAMTTGEWNYSFKALRKTRECVIAVPTVDMLDKVVGIGTCSGADTDKFAKFKLTPVKGKIVKAPLIKECLANIECRVIDIIRKHNIVVLEALAAHFDTSRKEKRTVHAVGDGTFIVDGRKLDRRRLMASKLPEGV; encoded by the coding sequence ATGGAAGAATTGGAGATAGGCAAAGCCTTTACTTTGTTGGAGCCGGGGCCCGTTGTCCTTGTTACGACGAATGATGGAAAGAAGGACAACGTCATGACGATCTCGTGGACGATGGTGGTGGACTTCACGCCGGTCTTTGCCATGACGACCGGGGAATGGAATTATTCATTCAAGGCCCTCCGGAAAACGAGGGAGTGCGTTATCGCGGTCCCCACGGTCGACATGCTCGACAAGGTCGTCGGAATCGGAACATGCTCCGGCGCCGATACGGACAAATTCGCGAAATTCAAGCTCACTCCCGTAAAAGGCAAGATAGTCAAAGCACCATTGATAAAGGAATGCCTCGCCAACATCGAGTGCAGGGTCATCGACATCATCAGGAAACACAACATCGTCGTCCTCGAAGCCCTCGCCGCACACTTCGACACCTCGCGCAAAGAAAAGCGAACCGTCCACGCCGTCGGCGACGGCACATTCATCGTGGATGGCCGCAAGCTTGACCGAAGAAGGCTGATGGCGTCGAAACTTCCGGAAGGCGTCTGA